In Anaerolineales bacterium, one DNA window encodes the following:
- a CDS encoding peptidoglycan DD-metalloendopeptidase family protein, whose amino-acid sequence MDYTAQTGDALPVLALRFNTTVGEILAANPQIPRDATTMPPGMPMKIPIYYLALWASPLQIIPDHAFVNGPTNTGFNTAAFVQSNPGWLKNYRVYASGKWRSGAEMVDYVATNYSISPRLLLAILEYQGGALSNPELPSRRSLLGLSRTFWETPYLQLVLAANILNNGYYGWRIGKLLEFENADNILIRPDPWQNAASVALQYYYSRVFTGDEYTLSTGPNGLLQTYASLFGNPWDNPFTLIPGSLQQPEFMLPFQYNQIWSYTGGPHTGWGTGEPLAAIDLAPPSEDSGCTSVPPENYVTAMADGLVVRSGTDGLALDLDMDGNERTGWVIFYLHLASEQRAPLGTELKAGDKIGYPSCEGGHSTGTHVHIARKYNGEWMVADSAIPFTMNGWVVQNGNREYLGTLKKGNAVARACDCGDALTAIRGSYP is encoded by the coding sequence GTGGACTATACAGCGCAGACAGGCGATGCCCTGCCCGTGCTCGCATTGCGATTCAACACCACAGTGGGCGAAATATTGGCCGCTAATCCGCAAATCCCGCGTGATGCCACCACCATGCCGCCCGGCATGCCCATGAAAATCCCCATATATTACCTTGCGCTCTGGGCAAGCCCATTACAGATCATTCCCGACCACGCCTTTGTCAACGGACCTACGAATACAGGGTTCAATACTGCTGCGTTCGTCCAGTCGAATCCCGGCTGGTTAAAGAATTATCGCGTATACGCCAGCGGTAAATGGCGCAGCGGGGCAGAAATGGTGGACTATGTCGCCACCAATTACAGCATCAGTCCACGCCTGTTGCTGGCGATTCTTGAATACCAGGGCGGTGCACTTTCGAATCCTGAATTGCCGTCAAGAAGAAGCCTGCTTGGGCTTTCGCGCACTTTTTGGGAAACTCCCTATCTGCAGCTCGTTCTTGCCGCAAACATCCTCAATAACGGATACTACGGCTGGAGAATCGGAAAATTGCTCGAATTTGAAAACGCCGACAATATTTTGATCAGACCCGACCCATGGCAGAACGCGGCGTCCGTTGCGCTTCAATACTATTACTCAAGGGTTTTCACGGGAGATGAGTACACGCTCTCCACCGGACCGAACGGCCTGCTTCAGACCTACGCAAGCCTATTTGGCAACCCCTGGGATAACCCCTTTACGCTCATCCCCGGCAGCCTGCAACAGCCGGAATTCATGCTTCCGTTCCAATACAACCAGATCTGGTCGTACACCGGCGGACCCCACACAGGTTGGGGTACCGGCGAACCTCTTGCTGCAATAGACCTTGCCCCGCCCAGCGAAGATTCAGGCTGCACAAGCGTCCCGCCGGAAAATTACGTCACCGCAATGGCGGATGGTTTGGTTGTACGCTCCGGTACAGACGGACTTGCTCTTGATCTCGACATGGATGGAAACGAACGTACAGGCTGGGTCATCTTTTATCTGCATCTCGCATCAGAACAACGCGCCCCGCTTGGCACGGAATTAAAAGCCGGGGACAAGATCGGCTATCCATCCTGCGAAGGTGGACATTCGACGGGCACGCACGTCCACATTGCGCGCAAGTACAATGGCGAATGGATGGTTGCAGACAGTGCCATCCCATTTACAATGAACGGTTGGGTCGTACAGAATGGAAACCGCGAATATCTTGGCACTCTCAAAAAAGGGAATGCCGTCGCCAGGGCTTGTGATTGCGGAGACGCTTTGACGGCCATACGCGGAAGTTATCCATAA
- a CDS encoding NifU family protein: MAATEVRDKEAQLRHLVETLDAYIEQYHGGTVEFVSFDGSTLEVRLGGACLNCPLLPSTLHGWVAGTVHQFFPGVNVIEAK; the protein is encoded by the coding sequence ATGGCAGCAACAGAAGTACGCGACAAAGAAGCTCAACTCCGCCATCTGGTCGAGACTCTCGATGCCTACATCGAACAATATCACGGCGGGACGGTGGAGTTCGTCTCGTTTGACGGCAGCACCCTTGAAGTGCGGCTGGGGGGGGCATGTTTGAACTGTCCCCTTCTGCCATCCACACTGCATGGCTGGGTGGCGGGAACCGTACACCAGTTCTTCCCGGGCGTGAATGTGATCGAAGCAAAATAG
- a CDS encoding cyclic nucleotide-binding domain-containing protein, translating to MLKPLFNAFSCPSETIIFEQGDPASYMYLILKGEVVIHYKPYDGPSMTLTRLREGGVFGWSAVVGSSNYTSSVISESQVEALRIRGGDLWKLVREHPETGKIIIDRLVRIVSPRWENAHAQIQLLLNSGQSE from the coding sequence ATGCTTAAACCTCTTTTTAATGCATTTTCCTGCCCGTCTGAAACCATTATCTTTGAACAAGGCGACCCGGCAAGCTATATGTACCTGATCCTCAAGGGGGAAGTTGTGATCCACTACAAACCATATGACGGACCATCCATGACCCTGACTCGACTGCGTGAAGGAGGTGTATTTGGCTGGTCGGCAGTGGTTGGCAGCAGCAATTACACCTCCAGCGTGATCAGCGAATCACAAGTGGAAGCCTTGCGCATACGAGGGGGGGATCTATGGAAACTTGTTCGGGAACACCCGGAAACAGGTAAAATCATCATTGACCGGCTTGTCCGGATTGTCTCACCCCGTTGGGAAAACGCGCATGCGCAGATCCAATTGCTTTTGAATTCCGGTCAATCGGAATAG
- a CDS encoding DUF5668 domain-containing protein, which translates to MRRYQLFWGGILLLVGFLMLASAMGITLPNGSSLMSIFWPLLLIGFGVWVLAGVFLRGKVEEESASIELQDASTASLRVNHGAGELRLHSGALSHELARGMFVGGLEHKASRNGDRLEVKMRPARDISFPFIGPRFSLDWDVALNPSIPTDLEFNLGANKSVIDLRDMNITGLHFKTGASDSTITLPASGRLSADFEIGAASLTLIVPDGIAIRVRATLGAGDMSVDRSRFPQDVSPDFDTAANAVDINVKGGACSVRVR; encoded by the coding sequence ATGCGCCGCTATCAGTTGTTCTGGGGCGGCATCCTGCTTCTGGTCGGTTTTTTGATGCTTGCCAGCGCCATGGGAATCACACTCCCGAACGGCAGCTCGTTGATGAGTATTTTCTGGCCCCTGCTGCTCATCGGTTTTGGGGTTTGGGTTCTGGCTGGCGTGTTCCTGCGCGGCAAAGTGGAAGAAGAGTCCGCCAGCATTGAATTGCAGGACGCATCCACAGCCAGCCTGCGGGTCAATCACGGTGCGGGCGAACTGCGCCTGCACAGCGGCGCTTTATCGCATGAACTCGCGCGCGGGATGTTCGTCGGAGGGTTGGAGCACAAAGCCTCTCGAAACGGCGACAGGCTCGAAGTCAAGATGCGACCCGCGCGGGATATTTCGTTCCCGTTCATCGGTCCGCGCTTCAGCCTCGATTGGGACGTCGCGCTCAATCCCTCCATCCCAACGGATTTGGAGTTCAATCTCGGCGCGAACAAATCCGTGATCGACTTGCGCGACATGAACATCACGGGACTGCACTTCAAGACGGGAGCCAGCGATTCGACCATCACCCTGCCGGCAAGCGGGCGCCTCAGCGCGGACTTTGAAATTGGCGCGGCATCCCTGACCTTGATCGTACCCGACGGCATTGCCATCCGCGTACGCGCGACGCTTGGCGCGGGCGACATGAGCGTGGACCGTTCTCGTTTCCCGCAGGACGTATCCCCCGATTTCGACACCGCCGCCAATGCAGTGGATATCAACGTCAAAGGCGGCGCGTGTTCCGTGCGCGTGAGATAA
- a CDS encoding peptidoglycan DD-metalloendopeptidase family protein — protein MSLTLSACRSSASIWGVHQTPTPVSSNLIPPFFDPFTIQDNPIVFPTTTPPPFSIVDTPTTDGITPIIEPTYTPSYDSAPFLYYAQSGDMLSAVANRFGVKETEITSDADLTKTTLIEPGTLLIIPNTINEPTTPNIQIMPDAEIIYSVTAIDFDIEKYVEEQGGYLGTYREYLGSTGWIEGHAAIDRLATENSINPRLILGLLEFESRWVRGRPVDLLHTDFPMGFNDYRYKGMSVQMLWAINTMSIAYYGWRAGTITHLEFPDGTKLRIDPHLNAGTVAIQYLFSKLHSQSQWAQIINPESGFPAMYEDMFGDPWARADEASPLFPATLNQPPLVLPFEPGVQWSFTGGPHNGWGQINPNIYGQAHSVFSAIDFAPAAAKSGCVPTTTWVLAAAPGLVVRSGNGVVMVDLDGDGFEQTGWNLLYLHIADKNRVPAGTWLETNDRIGHASCEGGISTGTHLHFARKYNGEWVTADGPIPFVLSGWRVVAGEAAYKGKLVRGDEVITADLLSQYWSHITREKDE, from the coding sequence ATGTCCCTGACATTATCAGCCTGCAGATCGTCGGCTTCGATCTGGGGCGTTCATCAAACTCCCACTCCGGTTTCGTCAAATCTGATCCCGCCTTTTTTCGACCCCTTTACTATTCAAGACAACCCGATCGTTTTCCCAACCACAACACCTCCACCCTTCAGCATCGTCGATACACCCACTACGGATGGCATCACCCCAATCATCGAACCTACCTACACGCCTTCCTACGACTCGGCCCCTTTCCTTTATTATGCGCAAAGCGGGGACATGCTGTCTGCGGTGGCAAACCGCTTTGGGGTAAAAGAGACCGAGATCACATCCGATGCAGACTTGACCAAAACCACGCTGATTGAACCCGGCACACTGCTCATCATCCCAAATACCATCAACGAGCCAACCACGCCAAATATACAGATCATGCCGGATGCTGAGATTATTTATTCCGTCACCGCCATAGACTTTGACATTGAAAAATATGTCGAAGAGCAGGGCGGCTATCTGGGTACATACAGGGAGTATCTTGGCTCGACCGGCTGGATAGAGGGGCATGCCGCCATTGACAGGCTTGCAACCGAAAATTCAATCAATCCACGGCTGATCCTGGGGCTTCTTGAGTTCGAAAGCCGCTGGGTGCGCGGGCGGCCGGTTGACCTGCTTCACACGGATTTTCCAATGGGGTTCAATGACTATCGCTACAAAGGCATGTCCGTACAAATGCTCTGGGCGATCAACACAATGTCCATTGCGTACTACGGATGGCGTGCAGGCACAATCACCCACCTTGAATTTCCCGACGGAACAAAACTGCGCATTGACCCACACTTGAACGCCGGAACAGTAGCCATCCAGTATTTATTTTCAAAACTGCACAGCCAATCACAATGGGCGCAGATTATCAATCCAGAATCTGGTTTTCCAGCCATGTACGAGGATATGTTCGGAGACCCATGGGCACGCGCAGATGAAGCCAGTCCGCTCTTTCCTGCCACCTTAAACCAGCCGCCACTCGTTCTTCCATTTGAGCCCGGCGTCCAATGGAGTTTTACAGGCGGACCGCACAACGGATGGGGACAGATTAATCCCAATATTTACGGGCAGGCGCATAGTGTATTTTCCGCCATAGATTTTGCCCCCGCTGCAGCCAAGAGCGGATGTGTCCCCACCACAACCTGGGTGCTGGCTGCAGCGCCCGGCCTGGTGGTACGTTCGGGCAATGGTGTTGTGATGGTCGACCTGGATGGTGACGGCTTTGAACAAACCGGCTGGAACCTGCTCTACCTGCACATCGCCGACAAGAACCGCGTCCCTGCCGGAACCTGGCTTGAGACAAATGACCGCATCGGTCATGCCTCCTGCGAGGGGGGCATATCCACCGGCACGCACCTTCACTTTGCAAGGAAATATAATGGTGAGTGGGTTACCGCTGATGGTCCCATTCCGTTTGTTTTGAGCGGCTGGCGCGTCGTTGCCGGTGAAGCCGCCTACAAAGGAAAACTTGTCCGCGGTGACGAGGTTATCACCGCAGATCTGCTCAGCCAGTATTGGTCCCATATCACCCGTGAAAAAGATGAATAA
- a CDS encoding redoxin domain-containing protein has protein sequence MMTETGKCSSTQPSAGRFIALLLIGVGLITIGAMFIMLWGFPLASTEDFSTVPAKVDFPAPELTLEDLSGKMVSLSDSRGNVVLVNLWATWCPPCRAEMPTLQAFYEKYKSYGFVLIAINQEEARQVVAPFVAEFGLTFPVWLDEKYQSQREFNTMSLPSSYVIDRDGWVRLMWIGGISERNLEKYVPDLIME, from the coding sequence ATGATGACTGAAACAGGTAAATGCTCCTCCACCCAACCATCCGCAGGACGTTTTATTGCCTTGCTGTTAATCGGGGTGGGACTCATCACGATTGGGGCCATGTTTATCATGCTTTGGGGATTTCCGCTCGCCTCCACTGAGGACTTTTCAACTGTTCCCGCCAAAGTTGATTTTCCCGCACCTGAGCTGACCCTCGAAGATCTTTCCGGGAAAATGGTATCCTTGAGCGACTCCCGTGGGAACGTTGTGCTGGTCAACCTTTGGGCAACGTGGTGCCCTCCATGCAGGGCTGAGATGCCCACCTTGCAGGCGTTCTATGAAAAATATAAATCATACGGCTTCGTGTTGATTGCAATTAATCAGGAGGAAGCGCGCCAGGTTGTTGCTCCTTTTGTCGCCGAGTTTGGGTTGACCTTTCCCGTCTGGCTGGACGAGAAGTACCAGTCCCAGCGAGAATTCAATACGATGAGTTTGCCGAGCTCCTACGTGATAGATCGTGACGGCTGGGTGCGCCTGATGTGGATCGGCGGCATCTCGGAAAGAAACCTGGAGAAGTATGTACCCGATTTGATCATGGAGTGA